One window of Camelina sativa cultivar DH55 chromosome 4, Cs, whole genome shotgun sequence genomic DNA carries:
- the LOC104781620 gene encoding cysteine-rich and transmembrane domain-containing protein A-like isoform X1: MTQAPLSAPPQQGYPPKDAYPPTQGPPKDAYPPPGQPYPQQGYPPQAYPQQGYPHQEYPQQGYPPPYAPQYPPPQQQQQQNRSPGMLEGCLAALCCCCVLDACF; the protein is encoded by the exons ATGACTCAAGCTCCACTTAGTGCTCCCCCTCAACAAG GTTATCCACCAAAGGACGCTTATCCACCAACGCAAGGACCACCCAAGGACGCTTATCCACCTCCTGGACAACCCTATCCTCAGCAAGGATATCCTCCACAGGCCTATCCTCAGCAGGGATATCCTCATCAAGAATATCCTCAGCAAGGCTATCCTCCTCCGTACGCACCTCAATACCCACCGCCtcagcaacaacagcagcagaaCCGCAGTCCTGGTATGCTTGAAGGATG CCTTGCTGCTCTGTGTTGTTGCTGTGTCTTGGACGCTTGCTTCTGA
- the LOC104781618 gene encoding triacylglycerol lipase SDP1L, with amino-acid sequence MDISNEAGVDAFSIIGPTSIIGRTIAYRILFCNSVSIFRHKLYRFLKFFFRGGRVLLSPFVSLLHPRNPQGILAMVMTMAFLLNRYTSLKAKAEMAYRRKFWRNMMRAALTYEEWSHAAKMLDKETPKVNEADLFDVELVRNKLEELKHRRHEGSLKDIIFCMRADLVRNLGNMCNPELHKGRLHVPRLIKEYIDEVSTQLRMVCDTDTEELPLEEKLSFMHETRHAYGRTALLLSGGASLGAFHLGVVKTLVEHKLLPRIIAGSSVGSVMCAVVGTRSWPELQSFFEGSWHALQFFDQMGGIFTTVKRVMTQGAVHEIRHLQWKLRNLTNNLTFQEAYDITGRILGITVCSLRKHEPPRCLNYLTSPHVVIWSAVTASCAFPGLFEAQELMAKDRTGEIVPYHPPFNLDPEEGSGESVRRWRDGSLEMDLPMMQLKELFNVNHFIVSQANPHIAPFLRMKEFVRACGGRFAAKLAQLAEMEVKHRCHQVLELGLPLREVASLFAQEWEGDVTIVMPATFSQYLKIIQNPSNVEIQKAANQGRRCTWEKLAVIKANFGIELALDECVAVLNHMRRLKRSAERAAAFSAISSSPPSKHLLAGANRFNASKRIPSWNCIARQNSSGSVDDDVLAEASRLYQHIVVGSGKTSNRTSNLSHSYDAGSEGESPEAEDWTRSGGPLMRTSSAQMFTDYVQNLNAVDPEQTTIGDSDRAPETELNAAAAAASSSSSSSITVTEGDYLQTGRTHNGIVLNLVRGENLRMNQDLEDSETECETPESVQLESPEKDIIDGNSSASEDGDTSTPQANLTHE; translated from the exons ATGGATATAAGCAATGAAGCAGGCGTTGATGCGTTCTCAATTATAGGACCCACGTCTATAATCGGTAGAACAATTGCCTACCGGATCTTGTTCTGCAACTCAGTGTCTATATTCAGACACAAACTCTACAGATTTCTCAAGTTTTTCTTCAGAGGAGGCAGGGTTTTACTATCACCGTTTGTGTCCTTACTACATCCCAGGAATCCACAAGGGATATTAGCAATGGTGATGACGATGGCCTTTCTGTTGAATCGCTACACAAGCCTAAAAGCAAAAGCTGAGATGGCTTACAGGAGGAAATTCTGGAGGAACATGATGAGAGCTGCATTGACATACGAGGAATGGTCTCACGCCGCAAAGATGCTGGATAAAGAGACTCCAAAGGTGAACGAGGCAGATCTCTTCGATGTGGAGCTCGTGAGGAATAAGCTTGAGGAGCTTAAGCATAGACGTCACGAGGGATCTCTAAAAGACATTATCTTTTGTATGAGAGCTGATCTTGTTAGAAACCTTGGTAACATGTGTAACCCTGAGCTTCACAAGGGAAGGCTTCATGTGCCGAGATTAATTAAAGAGTACATCGATGAGGTTTCTACACAGCTCAGGATGGTTTGTGACACGGACACTGAAGAGCTTCCTTTGGAGGAGAAACTCTCTTTTATGCATGAGACTAGACACGCGTATGGAAGAACGGCTCTGCTTCTGAGCGGAGGAGCTTCTCTAGGGGCTTTCCATCTTGGTGTGGTCAAGACGCTTGTGGAACATAAGCTCTTGCCGAGAATTATAGCCGGTTCAAGCGTGGGATCCGTAATGTGTGCTGTTGTGGGGACAAGGTCATGGCCTGAGTTACAGAGCTTCTTTGAAGGCTCTTGGCATGCTTTGCAGTTCTTTGATCAAATGGGAGGGATTTTCACTACTGTGAAACGGGTTATGACTCAAGGGGCAGTCCATGAAATCCGGCATTTGCAATGGAAGTTGAGGAATCTCACCAACAACCTTACATTCCAAGAAGCTTACGACATAACAGGACGGATTCTAGGGATAACAGTTTGTTCCTTGAGGAAACACGAACCGCCTAGATGTCTCAATTATCTGACTTCGCCTCACGTTGTGATATGGAGTGCAGTGACTGCATCTTGTGCTTTCCCAGGTCTTTTCGAGGCTCAAGAACTCATGGCCAAAGATAGAACTGGAGAGATCGTACCTTATCACCCACCTTTTAACTTAGATCCTGAAGAGGGCTCAGGAGAATCAGTTCGGCGCTGGAGGGACGGTAGTTTGGAGATGGACTTACCGATGATGCAACTCAAAGAGCTTTTCAATGTCAACCATTTCATTGTCAGTCAAGCCAACCCTCACATAGCACCCTTCTTGAGGATGAAGGAGTTTGTTAGAGCTTGTGGAGGTCGATTTGCTGCAAAG CTCGCTCAACTAGCTGAGATGGAAGTGAAGCATAGATGTCATCAAGTACTAGAACTCGGGCTTCCTCTAAGAGAAGTAGCTTCCCTATTTGCTCAAGAATGGGAAGGTGATGTCACTATCGTCATGCCAGCTACTTTTTCTCAG TACTTAAAGATCATACAGAACCCAAGCAATGTAGAGATTCAAAAGGCGGCAAATCAAGGAAGGAGATGCACCTGGGAGAAACTCGCAGTCATCAAAGCAAACTTCGGGATCGAACTAGCACTCGACGAGTGCGTCGCCGTTCTCAACCACATGCGCCGCCTTAAACGCAGCGCTGAAAGAGCCGCTGCTTTCTCCGCAATCTCTTCCTCCCCACCATCCAAACATCTCTTAGCCGGAGCCAACAGATTCAACGCATCTAAACGAATCCCTTCCTGGAACTGCATAGCTCGTCAGAACTCATCCGGATCCGTCGACGATGATGTGCTCGCAGAAGCTTCACGGTTGTACCAGCACATCGTGGTTGGATCCGGGAAGACTAGTAACCGAACCAGCAACTTAAGCCATTCGTATGACGCAGGAAGCGAAGGAGAGTCACCAGAAGCTGAAGATTGGACGAGATCTGGTGGACCGTTGATGAGGACATCGTCAGCTCAGATGTTCACAGACTACGTCCAGAATCTCAACGCCGTTGATCCAGAACAGACGACGATTGGTGACTCCGATAGGGCTCCGGAGACCGAATTGAACgcggctgctgctgctgcttcttcttcttcttcttccagcATCACGGTTACAGAAGGAGATTATCTTCAGACGGGGAGGACACACAACGGAATCGTGTTGAATCTCGTTAGAGGAGAGAATCTGAGGATGAATCAGGATCTGGAAGATAGCGAAACTGAATGTGAAACTCCGGAGAGCGTGCAACTCGAATCGCCGGAAAAGGACATTATTGACGGAAATAGCTCGGCGTCTGAAGACGGAGACACTAGTACTCCTCAGGCGAATCTAACCCACGAGTGA
- the LOC104781620 gene encoding cysteine-rich and transmembrane domain-containing protein A-like isoform X3, with product MTQAPLSAPPQQGYPPKDAYPPPGQPYPQQGYPPQAYPQQGYPHQEYPQQGYPPPYAPQYPPPQQQQQQNRSPGMLEGCLAALCCCCVLDACF from the exons ATGACTCAAGCTCCACTTAGTGCTCCCCCTCAACAAG GTTATCCACCAAAG GACGCTTATCCACCTCCTGGACAACCCTATCCTCAGCAAGGATATCCTCCACAGGCCTATCCTCAGCAGGGATATCCTCATCAAGAATATCCTCAGCAAGGCTATCCTCCTCCGTACGCACCTCAATACCCACCGCCtcagcaacaacagcagcagaaCCGCAGTCCTGGTATGCTTGAAGGATG CCTTGCTGCTCTGTGTTGTTGCTGTGTCTTGGACGCTTGCTTCTGA
- the LOC104781619 gene encoding H/ACA ribonucleoprotein complex subunit 4 isoform X1, with product MAEVEISRSEKKKHSKKEENDADTGDYMIKPQSFTPSIDTSKWPILLKNYDQLNVRTGHYTPISAGYSPLKRPLQEYIRYGVINLDKPANPSSHEVVAWIKRILRVEKTGHSGTLDPKVTGNLIVCIDRATRLVKSQQGAGKEYVCVARLHSAVPDVAKVARALESLTGAVFQRPPLISAVKRQLRIRTIYESKLLEYDADRHLVVFWVSCEAGTYIRTMCVHLGLLLGVGGHMQELRRVRSGILGENDNMVTMHDVMDAQYVYDNTRDESYLRRVIMPLEVILTSYKRLVVKDSAVNAICYGAKLMIPGLLRFENDIDVGTEVVLMTTKGEAIAVGIAEMTTSVMATCDHGVVAKIKRVVMDRDTYPRKWGLGPRASMKKKLIADGKLDKHGKPNEKTPVEWSRNVVLPTGGDAMIAGAAAAPDSAAVEKKVEAENGEARKRKHDDSSDSPAPVTTKKSKTKEVEGDEAEEKVKSSKKKKKKDKGEEKEEEEEEAVSAKKEKKKKKDKKEEDKEELASPKSEKSEKKKKKKSKETEEAAAVEDESAAEKSEKKKKKKDKKKKNKDSEDDEE from the exons ATGGCGGAGGTCGAAATCTCACgctcggagaagaagaagcacagcAAGAAGGAGGAGAACGATGCCGACACCGGAGACTACATGATCAAGCCACAGAGCTTCACACCATCCATCGACACTTCCAAGTGGCCCATCCTCCTCAAGAACTACGACCAGCTCAACGTCCGTACCGGTCACTACACTCCAATCAGCGCCGGTTACTCCCCTCTCAAACGTCCTCTCCAGGAGTATATCAGGTACGGTGTCATCAATCTCGATAAACCCGCGAACCCTTCTTCTCACGAGGTGGTTGCTTGGATTAAGCGTATCCTCCGTGTTGAGAAGACGGGTCACAGTGGGACTCTTGACCCTAAAGTCACGGGAAATCTCATTGTCTGCATCGACCGAGCTACACGGCTCGTGAAGTCGCAGCAAGGTGCGGGTAAAGAGTACGTTTGTGTTGCTCGGCTTCACTCGGCTGTCCCTGAT GTTGCTAAAGTGGCTAGGGCTCTTGAATCGCTCACTGGAGCTGTGTTTCAGAGGCCGCCTTTGATCTCTGCTGTTAAAAGACAGCTTAGGATCAGGACAATCTACGAAAGCAAGCTGCTTGAGTATGATGCTGATAGGCATTTGGTTGTTTTCTGGGTGTCTTGTGAGGCGGGTACTTACATTAGGACTATGTGTGTTCACTTGGGTTTGCTTCTTGGGGTTGGTGGTCATATGCAGGAGCTTAGGAGGGTTAGGTCTGGTATCTTGGGTGAGAATGATAACATGGTTACAATGCATGATGTGATGGATGCCCAATATGTCTATGATAATACCAGGGATGAGTCTTATCTTAGGAGAGTGATTATGCCTCTTGAGGTGATCTTGACGAGTTACAAGAGACTCGTTGTCAAGGATTCTGCTGTGAATGCAATCTGTTATGGTGCTAAGTTGATGATTCCTGGGTTGTTGAGGTTTGAGAATGACATTGATGTTGGTACTGAAGTTGTTCTTATGACGACCAAGGGTGAGGCTATTGCTGTTGGGATTGCTGAGATGACAACATCTGTAATGGCAACTTGTGATCACGGTGTGGTGGCTAAGATTAAGCGGGTGGTGATGGATAGAGACACTTACCCGAGGAAGTGGGGTTTGGGACCGAGGGcttcgatgaagaagaagcttattGCTGATGGTAAGTTGGACAAGCACGGGAAGCCAAATGAGAAAACTCCAGTTGAGTGGAGCAGGAACGTGGTTCTGCCTACTGGTGGAGATGCTATGATTGctggtgctgctgctgctcctgATAGTGCAGCTGTGGAGAAAAAGGTTGAGGCTGAGAATGGAGAAGCACGCAAGCGTAAGCATGATGATAGCAGTGATAGCCCTGCTCCTGTTACAACCAAGAAATCTAAAACCAAAGAAGTTGAAGGAGACGAGGCTGAAGAGAAGGTGAAGtcttcaaagaaaaagaagaagaaggataagggagaggagaaagaagaagaagaagaagaagctgtgtctgcgaagaaggaaaagaagaagaagaaagataagaaggAAGAGGATAAAGAAGAGTTAGCTTCACCAAAGTCGGAAAagtctgagaagaagaagaaaaagaagagcaaAGAGACGGAGGAAGCTGCTGCTGTTGAAGATGAATCAGCAGCGGAGAAgagtgagaagaaaaagaaaaagaaggataagaagaagaagaacaaagacaGTGAGGATGATGAGGAATGA
- the LOC104781620 gene encoding cysteine-rich and transmembrane domain-containing protein A-like isoform X2 yields MTQAPLSYPPKDAYPPTQGPPKDAYPPPGQPYPQQGYPPQAYPQQGYPHQEYPQQGYPPPYAPQYPPPQQQQQQNRSPGMLEGCLAALCCCCVLDACF; encoded by the exons ATGACTCAAGCTCCACTTA GTTATCCACCAAAGGACGCTTATCCACCAACGCAAGGACCACCCAAGGACGCTTATCCACCTCCTGGACAACCCTATCCTCAGCAAGGATATCCTCCACAGGCCTATCCTCAGCAGGGATATCCTCATCAAGAATATCCTCAGCAAGGCTATCCTCCTCCGTACGCACCTCAATACCCACCGCCtcagcaacaacagcagcagaaCCGCAGTCCTGGTATGCTTGAAGGATG CCTTGCTGCTCTGTGTTGTTGCTGTGTCTTGGACGCTTGCTTCTGA
- the LOC104784121 gene encoding phosphatidylinositol N-acetylglucosaminyltransferase subunit GPI1-like — protein sequence MKRKCRIWLPKQLASADDLSQSLLFGWFVCHSSSCLDVVVAFNSDESSLSNAGSKLQDVLHKTNEKMPSTLRDKAAFTLLGRYDFNVNGNSSKITTDKGVCSKAGAYGGPCGYSSLCCGCHKVDGLLEDFREESVSRHWIHLVRDSSEHRVMEFHSSSRLHHIHWNGEIVSQCDVHVIVYDIPVFGSHHFSLSFWTSPLQTKAPLKKPKWVDDLHNRQPLNDMETVILSINCASAAKIAYKKISTQLETSSRNFSISYLISSLTWRLLATIIGSLSSLFYSLIQFFCLLSSFPIFSWIHIASRRILKNTWINFRVRSSQILYWPIFLEENDMMSICCVEHAEKAALKRHSTWSAMAVDLILGNLIGLGLLFNTETVCSWIFKFTKEFTNDILRSGCVWLMGVPAGFKLNTELAGVLGMVSLNVIQIWSTLWVFMASFIFYLIRAIAFLGITFGATVSAAFVIDVITFATLHIMALHWAITLVYSHQIQALAALWRLFRGRKLNPLRQRLDSYGYTVKQHVVGSLLFTPLLLLLPTTSVFYIFFTITSTTINSVCMLIEFSISVIHATPYAEIMIWLVRRERFPSGVWFEMEHCGDHILDSSSNNASEDRSSTDSKNLLREHNIPEKKSSSLMVSNLRSNFLSLGQILLPHYRTIFSGISASSLTTSARGVLSGERMPSKLGLDLPPPRPWMQMPLRQYWVLCRNSIISSAANDEFSS from the exons ATGAAGAGAAAATGTAGGATTTGGTTGCCTAAGCAACTCGCGTCAGCTGATGATTTGAGTCAGAGTCTATTGTTTGGGTGGTTCGTATGTCATTCCTCTTCTTGTCTTGATGTTGTTGTGGCCTTTAACTCTGATGAGAGCTCCTTGTCCAATGCCGGATCTAAGCTCCAA GACGTACTACATAAAACAAATGAGAAGATGCCCTCAACTTTACGGGATAAGGCAGCATTTACGCTCCTTGGTCGTTATGATTTTAATGTTAATGGAAACTCATCCAAGATTACAACAGACAAAGGTGTGTGCAGTAAGGCCGGAGCTTATGGTGGTCCTTGCGGCTATAGTAGCCTATGCTGTGGTTGTCATAAGGTTGATGGCTTATTAGAGGATTTTAGGGAAGAATCTGTTAGCAGACACTGGATTCATCTGGTGCGTGATTCTTCGGAGCATAGAGTTATGGAATTTCATTCAAGTTCTAGACTGCATCATATACATTGGAATGGGGAGATTGTATCTCAATGCGATGTCCAC GTTATAGTCTATGACATTCCAGTGTTTGGTTCTCACCATTTCTCGTTAAGCTTTTGGACATCTCCTCTTCAGACAAAAGCTCCTCTTAAGAAACCCAAGTGGGTTGATGATCTTCACAATAGGCAACCTCTGAATGATATG GAAACTGTGATCTTGTCCATAAATTGCGCTTCAGCTGCCAAGATTGCCTATAAGAAGATCTCCACGCAGCTAGAGACTTCTTCTCGGAACTTTTCCATTAGTTATCT GATATCGTCTTTGACATGGCGGTTACTTGCCACAATTATAGGCTCTTTATCAAGTCTGTTTTATAGCCTTATCCAATTCTTCTGTTTACTTTCAAGTTTTCCGATTTTCTCATGGATACATATCGCATCAAGGAGGATACTCAAGAATACATGGATCAATTTCAGAGTACGCAGCTCTCAGATCTTATATTGGCCAATCTTCCTTGAGGAGAATGACATGAT GTCCATATGCTGTGTGGAACATGCCGAGAAAGCTGCACTGAAAAGACATTCTACGTGGTCGGCCATGGCTGTTGATCTAATTTTGGGGAACTTGATTGGTCTAGGTCTATTATTTAACACCGAAACTGTCTGCTCATGGATATTCAAGTTTACAAAGGAGTTCACAAATGATATTTTGCGGTCTGGTTGTGTGTGGTTGATGGGAGTTCCAGCGGGTTTTAAGTTAAACACAGAATTGGCTGGAGTTTTAGGGATGGTATCTCTTAATGTAATCCAGATATGGTCCACTCTCTGGGTATTCATGGCctctttcatcttttatttgATAAGAGCAATCGCCTTCCTAGGAATTACTTTTGGTGCAACAGTATCTGCCGCATTTGTCATAGATGTCATTACTTTTGCAACACTTCATATAATGGCTCTTCATTGGGCAATCACACTTGTGTACTCTCACCAAATTCAAGCTTTAGCAGCATTGTGGAGGCTTTTCAG AGGGCGAAAATTAAATCCTCTACGTCAAAGGTTGGACAGCTATGGTTACACTGTGAAGCAGCATGTGGTGGGATCTCTTCTGTTCACTCCTCTTCTGCTTCTGTTGCCAACAACATCAGTTTTCTACATCTTTTTCACCATTACAAGCACGACAATCAACTCCGTATGTATGTTGATTGAATTCTCAATCTCTGTCATCCATGCAACACCATATGCAGAGATTATGATATGGCTTGTCAGACGTGAAAGATTTCCTTCTGGTGTTTGGTTTGAAATGGAACACTGTGGAGACCATATCCTTGACTCCTCCTCAAATAATGCTTCTGAAGACAGAAGCAGTACAGACTCCAAAAATCTACTGAGAGAACATAATATTCCTGAGAAGAAATCATCATCTCTAATGGTTTCCAATCTTCGCAGCAATTTCTTAAGCTTAG GACAGATACTTTTGCCTCATTATAGAACAATATTTTCAGGAATATCAGCTTCTTCTCTGACTACATCAGCTCGTGGAGTCCTCAGTGGGGAAAG aatgCCATCAAAACTAGGGCTTGATCTGCCTCCTCCAAGGCCATGGATGCAAATGCCATTGAGACAGTACTGGGTCCTCTGCCGTAACTCCATCATCTCATCTGCGGCAAATGATGAATTCTCCAGTTGA
- the LOC104781619 gene encoding H/ACA ribonucleoprotein complex subunit 4 isoform X2, translating into MAEVEISRSEKKKHSKKEENDADTGDYMIKPQSFTPSIDTSKWPILLKNYDQLNVRTGHYTPISAGYSPLKRPLQEYIRYGVINLDKPANPSSHEVVAWIKRILRVEKTGHSGTLDPKVTGNLIVCIDRATRLVKSQQGAGKEYVCVARLHSAVPDVAKVARALESLTGAVFQRPPLISAVKRQLRIRTIYESKLLEYDADRHLVVFWVSCEAGTYIRTMCVHLGLLLGVGGHMQELRRVRSGILGENDNMVTMHDVMDAQYVYDNTRDESYLRRVIMPLEVILTSYKRLVVKDSAVNAICYGAKLMIPGLLRFENDIDVGTEVVLMTTKGEAIAVGIAEMTTSVMATCDHGVVAKIKRVVMDRDTYPRKWGLGPRASMKKKLIADGKLDKHGKPNEKTPVEWSRNVVLPTGGDAMIAGAAAAPDSAAVEKKVEAENGEARKRKHDDSSDSPAPVTTKKSKTKEVEGDEAEEKVKSSKKKKKKDKGEEKEEEEEEAVSAKKEKKKKKDKKEEDKEELASPKSEKSEKKKKKKSKETEEAAAVEDESAAEKSEKKKKKKDKKKKNKDSEDDEE; encoded by the exons ATGGCGGAGGTCGAAATCTCACgctcggagaagaagaagcacagcAAGAAGGAGGAGAACGATGCCGACACCGGAGACTACATGATCAAGCCACAGAGCTTCACACCATCCATCGACACTTCCAAGTGGCCCATCCTCCTCAAGAACTACGACCAGCTCAACGTCCGTACCGGTCACTACACTCCAATCAGCGCCGGTTACTCCCCTCTCAAACGTCCTCTCCAGGAGTATATCAGGTACGGTGTCATCAATCTCGATAAACCCGCGAACCCTTCTTCTCACGAGGTGGTTGCTTGGATTAAGCGTATCCTCCGTGTTGAGAAGACGGGTCACAGTGGGACTCTTGACCCTAAAGTCACGGGAAATCTCATTGTCTGCATCGACCGAGCTACACGGCTCGTGAAGTCGCAGCAAGGTGCGGGTAAAGAGTACGTTTGTGTTGCTCGGCTTCACTCGGCTGTCCCTGATGTTGCTAAAGTGGCTAGAGCTCTTGAATCGCTCACTGGAGCTGTGTTTCAGAGGCCGCCTTTGATCTCTGCTGTTAAAAGACAGCTTAGGATCAGGACAATCTACGAAAGCAAGCTGCTTGAGTATGATGCTGATAGGCATTTGGTTGTTTTCTGGGTGTCTTGTGAGGCGGGTACTTACATTAGGACTATGTGTGTTCACTTGGGTTTGCTTCTTGGGGTTGGTGGTCATATGCAGGAGCTTAGGAGGGTTAG GTCTGGTATCTTGGGTGAGAATGATAACATGGTTACAATGCATGATGTGATGGATGCCCAATATGTCTATGATAATACCAGGGATGAGTCTTATCTTAGGAGAGTGATTATGCCTCTTGAGGTGATCTTGACGAGTTACAAGAGACTCGTTGTCAAGGATTCTGCTGTGAATGCAATCTGTTATGGTGCTAAGTTGATGATTCCTGGGTTGTTGAGGTTTGAGAATGACATTGATGTTGGTACTGAAGTTGTTCTTATGACGACCAAGGGTGAGGCTATTGCTGTTGGGATTGCTGAGATGACAACATCTGTAATGGCAACTTGTGATCACGGTGTGGTGGCTAAGATTAAGCGGGTGGTGATGGATAGAGACACTTACCCGAGGAAGTGGGGTTTGGGACCGAGGGcttcgatgaagaagaagcttattGCTGATGGTAAGTTGGACAAGCACGGGAAGCCAAATGAGAAAACTCCAGTTGAGTGGAGCAGGAACGTGGTTCTGCCTACTGGTGGAGATGCTATGATTGctggtgctgctgctgctcctgATAGTGCAGCTGTGGAGAAAAAGGTTGAGGCTGAGAATGGAGAAGCACGCAAGCGTAAGCATGATGATAGCAGTGATAGCCCTGCTCCTGTTACAACCAAGAAATCTAAAACCAAAGAAGTTGAAGGAGACGAGGCTGAAGAGAAGGTGAAGtcttcaaagaaaaagaagaagaaggataagggagaggagaaagaagaagaagaagaagaagctgtgtctgcgaagaaggaaaagaagaagaagaaagataagaaggAAGAGGATAAAGAAGAGTTAGCTTCACCAAAGTCGGAAAagtctgagaagaagaagaaaaagaagagcaaAGAGACGGAGGAAGCTGCTGCTGTTGAAGATGAATCAGCAGCGGAGAAgagtgagaagaaaaagaaaaagaaggataagaagaagaagaacaaagacaGTGAGGATGATGAGGAATGA
- the LOC104781617 gene encoding regulatory protein NPR6-like has protein sequence MSSTFEESLKSMSLDYLNLLINGQAFSDVTFSVEGRLVHAHRCILAARSLFFRKFFCETDASQTGEAEPANQTGSGARAAAVGGVIPVNSVGYEVFLLLLQFLYSGQVSIVPHKHEPRSNCGDRGCWHTHCTAAVDLSLDILAAARYFGVEQLALLTQKHLTSIVEKASVEDVMKVLIASRKQDMQQLWTTCSYLIAKSGIPQEILAKHLPMELIAKVEELRLKSSMPIRSLMPHHHDLTSAIDLEDHKIRRMKRALDSSDIELVKLMVMGEGLNLDESLALIYAVENCSREVVKALLELGAADVNYPTGPTGKTALHIAAEMVSPDMVAVLLDHHADPNVQTVDGITPLDILRTLTSDFLFKGAIPGLTHIEPNKLRLCLELVQSAALVISREEGNNNSNDNNTVIYPRMKDEHTSGSSLDSRLVYLNLGATNRDLGNDNSNQRDGMSLHHHHHDPSTMYHHHHHHHF, from the exons ATGAGCAGTACTTTCGAAGAATCTCTGAAATCTATGTCGTTGGATTACCTGAACCTCTTAATCAACGGTCAAGCTTTCTCCGATGTCACTTTCAGCGTTGAAGGCCGTCTAGTCCACGCTCACCGTTGCATCCTCGCTGCTCGTAGCCTCTTCTTCCGCAAATTCTTCTGCGAAACTGATGCTTCACAGACGGGAGAAGCCGAACCGGCTAACCAAACTGGGTCAGGAGCCAGAGCTGCCGCAGTGGGAGGAGTGATTCCGGTTAACTCGGTCGGTTACGAAGTTTTCTTACTTCTACTTCAGTTCTTATACAGTGGTCAAGTCTCAATCGTACCGCATAAACACGAGCCAAGATCGAATTGTGGAGATAGAGGATGTTGGCACACGCATTGCACTGCTGCCGTCGATCTCTCCTTAGATATCTTGGCAGCCGCTCGTTATTTTGGCGTCGAGCAGCTTGCGTTGCTTACTCAG AAACATTTGACAAGTATAGTGGAGAAAGCCTCCGTTGAAGATGTGATGAAAGTGCTAATAGCTTCAAGAAAGCAAGACATGCAACAGTTATGGACCACTTGCTCTTATCTAATCGCCAAATCCGGTATTCCACAGGAGATTCTAGCCAAACATCTCCCAATGGAACTCATAGCTAAGGTTGAGGAGCTCCGTCTAAAATCTTCTATGCCTATCCGTTCCCTAATGCCTCACCACCATGACCTAACCTCGGCTATAGATCTCGAGGACCATAAGATCAGAAGGATGAAACGTGCATTGGACTCCTCAGATATCGAGCTTGTGAAGCTAATGGTGATGGGAGAAGGACTCAATCTTGACGAGTCCCTAGCTTTGATTTATGCGGTTGAGAATTGTAGTAGAGAGGTTGTGAAGGCACTTCTTGAGCTTGGAGCAGCCGATGTGAACTATCCGACAGGTCCCACAGGGAAAACCGCTCTTCACATCGCGGCCGAAATGGTCTCTCCGGACATGGTGGCCGTCTTACTCGACCACCACGCCGACCCAAACGTCCAGACAGTGGATGGAATCACTCCTCTCGACATCCTTAGAACCCTAACGTCAGATTTTTTGTTCAAAGGGGCAATTCCTGGATTGACTCACATTGAGCCTAATAAGCTCAGGCTTTGTCTCGAGCTGGTCCAGTCTGCGGCATTGGTTATATCACGGGAAGAAGGGAACAATAACAGTAACGATAACAACACAGTGATCTACCCTAGGATGAAAGACGAACACACGAGTGGAAGTAGTTTGGATTCAAGATTGGTTTATCTGAATCTTGGAGCTACAAATCGTGATCTTGGGAATGACAATAGCAATCAAAGGGACGGAATGagtctgcatcatcatcatcatgaccCGTCAACGatgtatcatcatcaccaccaccatcatttCTAG